From the genome of Vicia villosa cultivar HV-30 ecotype Madison, WI linkage group LG2, Vvil1.0, whole genome shotgun sequence, one region includes:
- the LOC131650554 gene encoding nuclear pore complex protein NUP155-like — protein MSWEDEVVIRDVTNAGLVVSDRIGREVSSQLDLEEALEASRYASHPYSTHPREWPPLVEVANTWELPPVLIERYRAAGGEGTAFCGIFPEIRRAWASVDNTLFLWRFDKWDGQCPEYSKEEQAICAVSLAKSKPGVFVEAIQYLLILATPVELILVGVCCSGGADGSDPFAEVSLQPLPDYTVSSDGVTMTCVACTDKGRIFFAGRDGHIYELLYSTGSGWQKRCRKVCVTAGLGSVISRWVIPNVFNFGAVDPVVEMVFDNERQILYARTEEMKIQVYVLGPIGDGPLKKVAEERNLVNQKDAHHGSRQSSGSRASSRSPKPSIVSISPLSTLESKWLHLVAVLSDGRRMYLSTSPTSGSLNGFNTNHHKPSCLKVVTTRPAPPWGVSGGLTFGTMALAGRPQNEDLSLKVEAAYYSAGTLILSDASPPTMPSLLVLNKDSSTQSSPSGNLGTGTRNSRALRESVSSLPVEGRMLSVADVLPLPDTLATVQSLYSEIEFGVFESSMESCERVSGKLWARGDLSTQHILPRRRIVIFSTMGMMEIVFNRPLDILRRLLESNFPRSVLEDFFNRFSAGEAAAMCLMLAARIVHSENFISNVIAEKAAEAFEDPRLVGMPQLEGSNALSNTRTGGGGFSMGQVVQEAEPVFSGAHEGLCLCSSRLLFPLWELPVMVIKGSAGASGTSFENGVVVCRLSIGAMQVLEHKLRSLEKFLRSRRNQRRGLYGCVAGLGDVSGSILYGSGSALGAGDRSMVRNLFGAYSRNMESNGGGATNKRQRLPYSPAELAAMEVRAMECIRQLLLRSGEALFLLQLLSQHHVTRLVQGFDANLQQALVQLTFHQLVCSEDGDRLATRLISALMEYYTGTDGRGTVDDISKRLREGCPSYYKESDYKFFLAVEALERAAVTIDDEEKETLAREALNSLSKVPESADLRTVCKRFEDLRFYEAVVSLPLQKAQAIDPAGDAYNDEIDATVREQALAQREQCYEIIISALRSLKGDSDTLRKEFSSPVRSASQSALDPASRKKYISQIVQLGVQSPDRIFHEYLYQAMIDLGLENELLEYGGPDLLSFLQSAGRKPIHEVRAVTATTSPMGQSGAPMSSNQVKYYELLARYYVLKRQHMLAAHALLRLAGRPSTDGVPALEQRCQYLSNAVLQAKNATNSDMLVSSTRSSSDTGLLDMIEGKLAVLRFQIKIKDELEAMASSSEVLQSTSNSVENGIVPEASSTPDANATREKAKELSSDLKSITQLYNEYAVPFKLWETCLEMLYFANYSGDSDSSIVRETWARLIDQAISRGGIAEACSVLKRVGPRLYPGDGTVLQLDIICLHLEKSGLERLNSGVESVGDEDVARALVSACKGAAEPVLNAYDQLLSNGAILPSPNLRLRMLRSVLVVLREWAMSIYSHRMGTGATGSSIILGGGFSLERTVASQGIRDKITSVANRYMTEVRRLALPQSQTEVVYRGFKELEESLISPNSYGRF, from the exons ATGTCGTGGGAAGACGAGGTTGTGATTCGCGATGTCACCAATGCCGGTCTCGTTGTCAGTGATCGAATTGGCCGTGAAGTTTCGTCTCAGCTCGACCTAGAAGAAGCTCTGGAAGCTTCTAGATATGCTAGCCATCCGTATTCCACTCATCCCCGAGAG TGGCCTCCTTTAGTCGAGGTAGCAAATACATGGGAGTTGCCTCCCGTTCTTATTGAAAGGTACAGAGCAGCCGGCGGGGAAGGGACTGCTTTTTGTGGAATATTTCCAGAAATACGTAGGGCATGGGCTTCTGTGGACAACACCTTGTTTCTTTGGCGTTTTGATAAGTG GGATGGCCAGTGTCCTGAATATAGCAAGGAGGAACAAGCTATTTGTGCTGTCAGTCTTGCAAAATCAAAACCTGGTGTTTTCGTCGAAGCTATCCAATATCTTTTAATCTTAGCAACCCCAGTTGAG TTAATTTTAGTTGGAGTGTGCTGCTCTGGAGGAGCAGATGGCTCAGATCCATTTGCAGAAGTTTCGTTACAGCCACTGCCAGATTATACAGTATCATCTGACGGGGTTACGATGACATGTGTAGCATGTACTGACAAGGGCCGCATTTTCTTTGCTGGCCGTGATGGCCACATATACGAGCTTCTTTATTCAACTGGCTCAGGATGGCAGAAGCGCTGCAGAAAAGTATGTGTCACCGCTGGTCTAGGAAGTGTAATTTCAAG ATGGGTCATACCAAATGTATTCAATTTTGGAGCTGTTGACCCTGTTGTTGAAATGGTTTTTGATAATGAGCGACAGATATTGTATGCTAGAACTGAAGAGATGAAAATTCAGGTTTATGTTCTTGGACCAATTGGTGATGGACCATTAAAAAAAGTGGCTGAAGAAAGGAATCTTGTCAATCAGAAAGATGCACATCATGGAAGCAGACAATCAAGTGGATCAAGAGCATCAAGTCGATCACCAAAGCCATCTATTGTTAGTATTTCACCCTTATCTACACTTGAATCCAAATGGCTACATCTTGTTGCTGTTTTATCAGATGGCAGAAGGATGTACCTATCCACCTCTCCAACTAGCGGAAGCCTGAACGGATTCAACACCAACCATCACAAACCTAGCTGTTTAAAGGTTGTAACAACAAGGCCTGCTCCTCCTTGGGGTGTTAGTGGCGGCCTCACATTTGGAACTATGGCTCTTGCTGGTAGACCACAAAATGAGGATCTCTCACTGAAAGTTGAGGCAGCCTATTATTCTGCGGGAACTCTTATTCTTTCTGATGCCTCACCTCCTACTATGCCTTCACTCCTTGTTTTAAACAAGGATTCGAGCACACAGTCATCACCATCGGGTAATCTAGGGACAGGTACGAGGAATTCCCGGGCACTACGGGAATCCGTATCTTCTTTACCAGTTGAAGGTCGAATGCTTTCTGTGGCCGATGTTTTACCTCTCCCAGATACTTTAGCTACTGTGCAGTCTCTATATTCAGAAATTGAGTTTGGTGTTTTTGAAAGCTCAATGGAATCGTGTGAAAGGGTGTCGGGCAAACTGTGGGCAAGGGGGGACCTCTCAACCCAACATATATTGCCAAGGAGGAGGATTGTCATCTTCAGCACCATGGGCATGATGGAAATTGTTTTTAACAGGCCACTAGACATTTTAAGGCGGCTATTAGAGTCCAACTTTCCGAGATCAGTTTTAGAAGATTTCTTCAATCGATTTAGTGCCGGGGAGGCAGCTGCAATGTGTCTAATGCTAGCTGCGAGGATAGTGCATTCTGAAAATTTTATCAGCAATGTTATTGCTGAGAAGGCAGCTGAAGCTTTTGAGGACCCAAGACTTGTTGGCATGCCACAACTTGAAGGCAGTAATGCATTATCAAACACAAGAACTGGTGGTGGTGGATTTAGCATGGGTCAGGTTGTTCAGGAGGCTGAGCCTGTTTTTTCAGGTGCACATGAAGGGCTCTGTTTGTGTTCATCTAGATTACTCTTTCCTCTATGGGAACTACCTGTAATGGTTATAAAAGGAAGTGCAGGTGCTTCAGGCACTTCATTTGAAAACGGGGTAGTTGTATGCAGACTATCTATTGGGGCTATGCAAGTCCTTGAACACAAACTTCGATCTTTAGAGAAATTCTTAAGATCTAGAAGGAACCAGAGGAGGGGACTTTATGGCTGTGTAGCAGGTTTAGGAGATGTTAGTGGTTCCATTCTGTATGGCAGTGGTTCTGCATTGGGTGCTGGTGACCGAAGTATGGTAAGAAACTTGTTTGGTGCATATTCCAGAAATATGGAATCCAATGGTGGTGGAGCCACAAATAAAAGGCAAAGGTTACCATATAGTCCTGCAGAATTAGCAGCCATGGAG GTGAGAGCAATGGAGTGCATTAGGCAGCTGCTCCTTAGGTCCGGTGAAGCTCTCTTTTTGCTTCAACTCCTCTCTCAGCATCATGTCACTCGCCTGGTTCAAGGATTTGATGCTAACCTTCAACAAGCCTTAGTTCAGTTAACATTTCATCAACTTGTTTGTTCCGAGGATGGCGACCGTCTTGCTACAAGGCTTATATCTGCTCTAATGGAG TATTACACTGGTACGGATGGCAGGGGAACTGTAGATGACATTAGTAAGAGATTAAGAGAGGGTTGTCCAAGCTACTACAAGGAGTCAGATTACAAATTCTTCTTAGCCGTGGAAGCCCTGGAGAGAGCTGCTGTGACTATAGATGATGAAGAAAAGGAGACCCTCGCTCGTGAGGCATTGAATTCCTTAAGCAAAGTTCCAGAGTCTGCGGACTTACGCACTGTTTGCAAACGTTTTGAGGATTTAAG GTTTTACGAAGCGGTTGTGTCCTTACCTCTTCAAAAGGCACAGGCTATCGACCCCGCAGGTGATGCTTATAATGATGAAATTGATGCAACAGTCAGAGAACAAGCACTTGCTCAGCGTGAGCAGTGTTATGAGATAATTATCAGCGCTTTGCGCTCACTTAAAGGTGACAGTGACACCTTGCGGAAGGAATTTAGCTCTCCGGTTAGATCTGCTTCACAATCTGCACTTGATCCAGCCTCTCGGAAAAAGTATATAAGCCAAATTGTTCAGCTGGGTGTCCAATCACCTGACAGAATTTTCCATGAGTATCTTTACCAGGCTATGATCGATTTAGGTCTTGAGAATGAACTGTTAGAGTATGGAGGCCCTGACCTGTTGTCATTTTTACAAAGTGCTGGTCGTAAACCCATACACGAG GTTCGTGCAGTGACTGCAACAACTTCTCCAATGGGCCAATCAGGAGCACCTATGTCCTCTAATCAAGTCAAGTACTATGAACTTTTGGCACGTTATTATGTCTTGAAGCGACAACATATGCTTGCTGCTCATGCATTGCTAAGACTAGCTGGAAGACCTTCAACCGACGGAGTTCCTGCTCTTGAACAAAG GTGTCAATACCTAAGCAATGCAGTTCTACAGGCAAAGAATGCAACTAATAGTGATATGTTGGTTAGTTCTACTCGAAGTTCCAGCGACACTGGATTACTAGATATGATAGAAGGGAAGCTTGCCGTTCTTCGGTTTCAGATAAAAATAAAAGACGAACTAGAGGCTATGGCTTCCAGTTCTGAGGTTTTACAGAGTACATCCAATTCTGTTGAAAATGGTATTGTCCCTGAGGCCAGTTCAACTCCTGATGCCAATGCAACACGGGAGAAAGCCAAGGAGTTATCATCAGATTTGAAGAGCATAACACAGTTATATAATGAATATGCCGTTCCGTTTAAGCTATGGGAG ACATGCCTGGAGATGCTGTACTTTGCCAATTATTCGGGTGATAGTGACAGCAGCATCGTCAGAGAGACATGGGCTAGACTCATAGATCAAGCTATTTCAAGAGGCGGCATTGCTGAAGCTTGTTCAGTGCTTAAGAGAGTTGGACCCCGACTGTATCCCGGTGATGGAACTGTTTTACAGCTTGACATTATTTGTCTTCACCTGGAGAAGTCTGGACTG GAGAGATTAAATTCAGGGGTCGAATCCGTTGGAGATGAAGATGTTGCGAGAGCACTTGTTTCTGCTTGTAAGGGTGCAGCAGAACCTGTCTTGAACGCATATGATCAGTTGTTATCAAATGGGGCGATTTTGCCATCCCCAAATCTTAGATTACGGATGTTGAGATCAGTTCTAGTGGTACTTCGTGAGTGGGCTATGTCTATATATTCACACAGGATGGGTACAGGTGCCACTGGTTCTTCCATAATATTAGGTGGTGGATTCTCATTGGAACGTACAGTTGCTAGCCAAGGAATTCGGGACAAGATCACAAGTGTGGCAAACAG GTATATGACTGAAGTACGGAGGTTAGCCCTTCCACAGAGCCAAACAGAAGTGGTTTACCGCGGCTTCAAAGAACTCGAAGAGTCGCTCATAAGTCCTAATTCATATGGTCGATTTTGA
- the LOC131650556 gene encoding E3 ubiquitin protein ligase RIE1-like — protein MSSPNYAQSHAPLLRPRRVSRTPVLALLLGRRGPSVLVRETAARELEERRADWGYSKPVVVLDVTWNAAFVVVAAVMLGCSVEENPNTPIRLWICGYAAQCLVHVALVWLEYRRRNGGGGGRDEESLDGDVNDSEDDDDVEFRNSSRSGFAKRCASLNTMLSLIWWMVGFYWVVYGGDILMQDAPRLYWLAVVFLAFDVFFAVFCVALACLIGIALCCCLPCIIGILYAVAGQEGASETDLSILPKYKFHAAGNEETPSPRGGSMVPIENSSGANERVLSPEDAECCICISPYEDEAELHALPCNHHFHSTCIVKWLKMNATCPLCKFNILKGNEQV, from the exons ATGTCATCACCTAACTACGCTCAGTCCCACGCGCCACTCCTTCGCCCACGTCGCGTGTCTCGCACGCCCGTCCTCGCTCTCCTTCTCGGCCGCCGCGGACCTTCCGTTCTTGTCCGTGAAACCGCCGCGCGCGAGCTCGAAGAGAGGCGCGCCGACTGGGGATACTCGAAGCCGGTGGTGGTGCTCGATGTGACGTGGAACGCGGCCTTCGTGGTGGTCGCGGCGGTTATGTTAGGTTGTAGTGTGGAGGAGAATCCTAACACGCCGATTCGGTTGTGGATCTGCGGGTACGCGGCGCAGTGTTTGGTTCATGTGGCGTTGGTGTGGTTGGAGTACAGGAGGAGGAACGGAGGTGGAGGAGGAAGGGACGAGGAATCTCTTGATGGAGATGTCAATGAtagtgaggatgatgatgatgttgaattTCGGAATTCTTCTCGTTCCGG ATTTGCAAAACGATGTGCATCGTTGAATACCATGCTTTCATTGATTTGGTGGATGGTGGGCTTTTACTGGGTTGTCTATGGTGGTGATATTCTAATGCAAGATGCTCCACGGTTGTACTG GTTGGCTGTTGTCTTTCTAGCATTTGATGTCTTCTTTGCCGTCTTTTGTGTTGCTTTGGCATGCTTAATTGGCATTGCCCTCTGCTGCTGTTTACCCTGTATTATTGGTATTCTCTATGCAGTTGCTGGACAG GAGGGTGCATCTGAAACAGATCTTAGTATACTTCCAAAATATAAGTTTCATGCGGCAGGCAATGAGGAAACACCTAGTCCGAGAGGTGGATCAATGGTTCCCATTGAAAATAGCAGTGGTGCAAATGAACGAGTACTTTCACCGGAGGATGCG GAATGCTGCATATGCATCTCTCCTTATGAGGATGAAGCAGAGCTTCACGCACTTCCTTGTAACCACCATTTTCATTCCACATGCATAGTGAAATGGTTAAAGATGAATGCAACTTGTCCTCTTTGCAAGTTCAATATTCTAAAGGGAAATGAACAGGTGTGA